The following proteins come from a genomic window of Coffea arabica cultivar ET-39 chromosome 11c, Coffea Arabica ET-39 HiFi, whole genome shotgun sequence:
- the LOC113703794 gene encoding probable serine/threonine-protein kinase At1g01540, with protein MNMMIDVASALEYLHHSYSIPVVHYDLKPNNVLLNEDMVACVTNFGVAKILAGEKNTAYTKSLATFGYIAPAIACTEDSSRDRMNAMDVLASHVFNFVDLNQ; from the exons ATGAATATGATGATAGATGTGGCATCAGCGTTGGAGTACCTCCATCATAGTTACTCAATTCCCGTTGTTCACTATGATTTGAAGCCAAATAATGTCCTTCTAAATGAAGATATGGTTGCCTGTGTGACTAATTTTGGTGTTGCAAAAATATTGGCCGGTGAGAAGAACACTGCCTACACCAAGTCTCTAGCTACATTTGGCTACATTGCACCAG CTATAGCCTGCACAGAAGATTCTTCCAGGGACAGGATGAATGCTATGGATGTTCTTGCTTCTCAC GTCTTCAACTTTGTTGACTTGAACCAATAG